A window of Fundidesulfovibrio putealis DSM 16056 genomic DNA:
CCAGGGCTCCGAGCACGGTTTCCTCGCCGCCCAGGCTCACTTCCACGATGATGATGCAGGTGTTCACCGTGCGCTGGGTTTCGGGCATGCCGAACTTCAGGCGCACGTCCACCACGGGCACGGCGCGTCCGCGCAGGTTTATGACCCCCCGGATGGCCTCCGGGGTGCGCGGCACCTTGGTTATGGTGGTGTATTCCAGAACCTCGCGGACCGAGGCGATGTCCAGGGCGAACACCTCATCGCCCAGCGTGAAGGTCAGGTATTGGTTTGTGCTTTCGCTCA
This region includes:
- a CDS encoding chemotaxis protein CheW — its product is MSESTNQYLTFTLGDEVFALDIASVREVLEYTTITKVPRTPEAIRGVINLRGRAVPVVDVRLKFGMPETQRTVNTCIIIVEVSLGGEETVLGALADSVKEVMDIEPKDIEPAPRMGTSIRADFIQGIGKQGDDFIILLDIDRVFTEDELSVVEAVAEDSQSAA